The following proteins are co-located in the Larus michahellis chromosome 9, bLarMic1.1, whole genome shotgun sequence genome:
- the LOC141748274 gene encoding gonadotropin-releasing hormone II receptor-like isoform X2, which produces MEGMSDEQLPASPHCPATEGDANVSASGCPEHWVEPRFTQAARVRVIITAIFFLLAAGSNAAVLGSLLRKRRKSHVRPLILSLALADLLVTVAVMPLDAAWNVTVQWYGGDVSCKLLNFLKLFAMYAAALVLVVISLDRHAAILHPFSRARRRNGLLLRAAWASSVLLASPQFFLFHLHTVPGGNFTQCVTHGSFRAHWEETVYNMFTFTTLYITPLSVMIVCYTRIIWEITKQLKINKGLIRNQNDHISKARMKTLKMTIVIVATFIICWTPYYLLGLWYWFQPAMIQKMPEYVNHSFFLFGLLHTCTDPVIYGLYTPSFREDVQLCLRGIETAFTRHERHKPISVSEKNIKDGGVTGGVGSGASNGTTVNTVC; this is translated from the exons ATGGAG GGGATGAGTGACGAGCAGCTCCCCGCATCTCCCCACTGCCCCGCCACCGAGGGAGACGCCAACGTCTCGGCCTCCGGCTGCCCTGAGCACTGGGTCGAGCCCCGGTTCACGCAAGCGGCGAGGGTCCGCGTGATCATCACGGCCATCTTCTTCTTGCTGGCGGCGGGCAGCAACGCGGCAGTGCTCGGCAGcctgctgaggaagaggaggaaatccCACGTGCGGCCACTGATCCTCAGCCTGGCACTGGCCGACCTGCTGGTGACGGTGGCGGTGATGCCCCTGGACGCAGCGTGGAATGTGACGGTGCAGTGGTATGGAGGGGACGTCTCCTGCAAGCTCCTCAACTTCCTCAAGCTCTTCGCCATGTACGCGGCCGccctggtgctggtggtcatCAGCCTGGACCGGCACGCGGccatcctccatcccttctcccgTGCTCGCCGCCGCAACGGGCTGCTGCTCCGCGCCGCCTGGGCCAGCAGTGTCCTCCTGGCTTCGCCCCAG tttttcctcttccacctgcACACGGTCCCGGGAGGGAACTTCACCCAGTGCGTTACTCACGGAAGCTTCCGAGCGCACTGGGAGGAAACTGTCTACAACATGTTCACCTTCACCACCCTCTACATCACCCCCCTGAGCGTCATGATCGTTTGCTACACCCGCATCATTTGGGAGATCACCAAGCAGCTAAAGATCAATAAAG GTTTGATAAGAAATCAAAACGACCACATCTCCAAGGCACGCATGAAGACTCTCAAGATGACCATAGTGATTGTTGCCACCTTCATCATCTGCTGGACCCCATACTACCTCCTGGGCTTGTGGTACTGGTTCCAGCCAGCCATGATCCAGAAGATGCCAGAGTATGTCAACCACAGCTTCTTTCTCTTTGGCTTGCTGCACACCTGCACCGACCCTGTCATTTATGGACTGTACACCCCCTCCTTTCGGGAGGATGTGCAGTTGTGTCTCAGGGGCATTGAAACAGCCTTTACCAGGCATGAGAGACACAAACCCATCTCAGTCTCGGAGAAGAACATCAAGGATGGTGGTGTAACTGGTGGGGTGGGATCAGGGGCCTCCAACGGGACAACTGTCAACACGGTCTGCTGA
- the LOC141748274 gene encoding gonadotropin-releasing hormone II receptor-like isoform X3 — MSDEQLPASPHCPATEGDANVSASGCPEHWVEPRFTQAARVRVIITAIFFLLAAGSNAAVLGSLLRKRRKSHVRPLILSLALADLLVTVAVMPLDAAWNVTVQWYGGDVSCKLLNFLKLFAMYAAALVLVVISLDRHAAILHPFSRARRRNGLLLRAAWASSVLLASPQFFLFHLHTVPGGNFTQCVTHGSFRAHWEETVYNMFTFTTLYITPLSVMIVCYTRIIWEITKQLKINKGLIRNQNDHISKARMKTLKMTIVIVATFIICWTPYYLLGLWYWFQPAMIQKMPEYVNHSFFLFGLLHTCTDPVIYGLYTPSFREDVQLCLRGIETAFTRHERHKPISVSEKNIKDGGVTGGVGSGASNGTTVNTVC; from the exons ATGAGTGACGAGCAGCTCCCCGCATCTCCCCACTGCCCCGCCACCGAGGGAGACGCCAACGTCTCGGCCTCCGGCTGCCCTGAGCACTGGGTCGAGCCCCGGTTCACGCAAGCGGCGAGGGTCCGCGTGATCATCACGGCCATCTTCTTCTTGCTGGCGGCGGGCAGCAACGCGGCAGTGCTCGGCAGcctgctgaggaagaggaggaaatccCACGTGCGGCCACTGATCCTCAGCCTGGCACTGGCCGACCTGCTGGTGACGGTGGCGGTGATGCCCCTGGACGCAGCGTGGAATGTGACGGTGCAGTGGTATGGAGGGGACGTCTCCTGCAAGCTCCTCAACTTCCTCAAGCTCTTCGCCATGTACGCGGCCGccctggtgctggtggtcatCAGCCTGGACCGGCACGCGGccatcctccatcccttctcccgTGCTCGCCGCCGCAACGGGCTGCTGCTCCGCGCCGCCTGGGCCAGCAGTGTCCTCCTGGCTTCGCCCCAG tttttcctcttccacctgcACACGGTCCCGGGAGGGAACTTCACCCAGTGCGTTACTCACGGAAGCTTCCGAGCGCACTGGGAGGAAACTGTCTACAACATGTTCACCTTCACCACCCTCTACATCACCCCCCTGAGCGTCATGATCGTTTGCTACACCCGCATCATTTGGGAGATCACCAAGCAGCTAAAGATCAATAAAG GTTTGATAAGAAATCAAAACGACCACATCTCCAAGGCACGCATGAAGACTCTCAAGATGACCATAGTGATTGTTGCCACCTTCATCATCTGCTGGACCCCATACTACCTCCTGGGCTTGTGGTACTGGTTCCAGCCAGCCATGATCCAGAAGATGCCAGAGTATGTCAACCACAGCTTCTTTCTCTTTGGCTTGCTGCACACCTGCACCGACCCTGTCATTTATGGACTGTACACCCCCTCCTTTCGGGAGGATGTGCAGTTGTGTCTCAGGGGCATTGAAACAGCCTTTACCAGGCATGAGAGACACAAACCCATCTCAGTCTCGGAGAAGAACATCAAGGATGGTGGTGTAACTGGTGGGGTGGGATCAGGGGCCTCCAACGGGACAACTGTCAACACGGTCTGCTGA
- the LOC141748274 gene encoding gonadotropin-releasing hormone II receptor-like isoform X1 produces the protein MRMPDSVGSPFSPPGCLQVLPPTAADPALEMEGMSDEQLPASPHCPATEGDANVSASGCPEHWVEPRFTQAARVRVIITAIFFLLAAGSNAAVLGSLLRKRRKSHVRPLILSLALADLLVTVAVMPLDAAWNVTVQWYGGDVSCKLLNFLKLFAMYAAALVLVVISLDRHAAILHPFSRARRRNGLLLRAAWASSVLLASPQFFLFHLHTVPGGNFTQCVTHGSFRAHWEETVYNMFTFTTLYITPLSVMIVCYTRIIWEITKQLKINKGLIRNQNDHISKARMKTLKMTIVIVATFIICWTPYYLLGLWYWFQPAMIQKMPEYVNHSFFLFGLLHTCTDPVIYGLYTPSFREDVQLCLRGIETAFTRHERHKPISVSEKNIKDGGVTGGVGSGASNGTTVNTVC, from the exons ACAGCGTGGgatcccccttctcccctcctggCTGCCTCCAGGTGCTTCCACCCACGGCTGCGGATCCGGCGCTGGAGATGGAG GGGATGAGTGACGAGCAGCTCCCCGCATCTCCCCACTGCCCCGCCACCGAGGGAGACGCCAACGTCTCGGCCTCCGGCTGCCCTGAGCACTGGGTCGAGCCCCGGTTCACGCAAGCGGCGAGGGTCCGCGTGATCATCACGGCCATCTTCTTCTTGCTGGCGGCGGGCAGCAACGCGGCAGTGCTCGGCAGcctgctgaggaagaggaggaaatccCACGTGCGGCCACTGATCCTCAGCCTGGCACTGGCCGACCTGCTGGTGACGGTGGCGGTGATGCCCCTGGACGCAGCGTGGAATGTGACGGTGCAGTGGTATGGAGGGGACGTCTCCTGCAAGCTCCTCAACTTCCTCAAGCTCTTCGCCATGTACGCGGCCGccctggtgctggtggtcatCAGCCTGGACCGGCACGCGGccatcctccatcccttctcccgTGCTCGCCGCCGCAACGGGCTGCTGCTCCGCGCCGCCTGGGCCAGCAGTGTCCTCCTGGCTTCGCCCCAG tttttcctcttccacctgcACACGGTCCCGGGAGGGAACTTCACCCAGTGCGTTACTCACGGAAGCTTCCGAGCGCACTGGGAGGAAACTGTCTACAACATGTTCACCTTCACCACCCTCTACATCACCCCCCTGAGCGTCATGATCGTTTGCTACACCCGCATCATTTGGGAGATCACCAAGCAGCTAAAGATCAATAAAG GTTTGATAAGAAATCAAAACGACCACATCTCCAAGGCACGCATGAAGACTCTCAAGATGACCATAGTGATTGTTGCCACCTTCATCATCTGCTGGACCCCATACTACCTCCTGGGCTTGTGGTACTGGTTCCAGCCAGCCATGATCCAGAAGATGCCAGAGTATGTCAACCACAGCTTCTTTCTCTTTGGCTTGCTGCACACCTGCACCGACCCTGTCATTTATGGACTGTACACCCCCTCCTTTCGGGAGGATGTGCAGTTGTGTCTCAGGGGCATTGAAACAGCCTTTACCAGGCATGAGAGACACAAACCCATCTCAGTCTCGGAGAAGAACATCAAGGATGGTGGTGTAACTGGTGGGGTGGGATCAGGGGCCTCCAACGGGACAACTGTCAACACGGTCTGCTGA